A single region of the Lysinibacillus sp. B2A1 genome encodes:
- a CDS encoding AraC family transcriptional regulator, with product MQSFTYRKMDGITALKASFTDFKYKKHAHQEYAFGVTLKGIQHYYLDGNLQLSHQNGVMFFNPEQVHDGMAFNREGLEYVMLYIEPSLFLEAIQKKDIICFEKPIIYNNMLKQHILKLSQAVLTEENSSLCHELFLQLTDRLVKQDFSSSMKKDGFVIKKAKEIIHSHLENVLKIKDICQEIDFTTFQFIRYFKKHTGITPYQYFLNCKIERAKSIIEQTGDIYAAVAQCGYVDLPHLNKQFKSIFGTTAFEYLSFINNR from the coding sequence ATGCAAAGTTTTACATATAGAAAAATGGATGGAATTACAGCATTAAAGGCTAGTTTTACAGATTTTAAATACAAAAAACATGCTCATCAAGAATATGCTTTTGGTGTCACGTTAAAAGGAATTCAACATTACTATTTAGATGGGAATCTACAGCTATCTCATCAAAACGGCGTCATGTTTTTTAATCCCGAACAGGTCCATGATGGGATGGCTTTTAATCGAGAAGGTCTTGAGTATGTTATGCTCTATATAGAACCCTCTTTATTTTTAGAGGCGATTCAAAAAAAGGATATAATCTGTTTTGAGAAGCCTATTATCTATAATAATATGCTAAAACAACATATACTAAAGCTCTCGCAAGCTGTTTTAACAGAAGAAAACTCTTCATTATGCCACGAGTTGTTTTTACAGTTAACAGACCGCTTAGTTAAACAAGATTTTAGTTCATCAATGAAAAAAGATGGTTTCGTTATTAAAAAAGCTAAAGAAATCATCCATTCCCATCTCGAAAACGTACTAAAAATAAAGGATATATGTCAGGAAATAGATTTCACAACATTCCAATTCATTCGTTATTTTAAAAAACATACTGGTATTACACCTTATCAATACTTCTTAAATTGCAAAATTGAACGGGCAAAATCCATCATTGAGCAAACTGGTGATATTTATGCCGCAGTAGCACAATGTGGATATGTTGATTTACCTCATTTAAACAAACAATTTAAAAGTATTTTTGGGACAACAGCTTTTGAGTATTTATCTTTTATTAATAATCGCTAA
- a CDS encoding lysine transporter LysE — protein sequence MNITSFLMYCFIITVTPGPTNIVILSTTQHFGIKRGLHFSYGSTIAFFILLVLSAFLNTLFSTWIPRVLLIMQIIGTTYMIYLAYQIYKMDTSSDSNNKTGNFSSGFLLQFLNPKVVLFTMTVIPSFILPYYNSFLALSLSVITITIIGLIAFLLWVLFGAIFKQFLLEHKKVVNVFMALCLIYAAVMIWI from the coding sequence GTGAATATTACATCTTTTTTAATGTACTGCTTTATTATTACGGTTACACCAGGACCGACAAATATCGTAATTTTATCAACAACACAGCATTTTGGTATAAAAAGAGGCTTACATTTTTCTTACGGTTCTACGATTGCATTCTTTATATTACTTGTATTATCAGCGTTTCTAAATACTCTTTTTTCAACATGGATTCCAAGAGTGTTGCTGATTATGCAAATTATTGGTACGACATATATGATATACCTTGCATACCAAATTTACAAAATGGATACTTCCAGTGATAGCAATAATAAAACGGGAAATTTTTCTTCAGGGTTTTTGTTGCAGTTTTTAAATCCTAAAGTAGTATTATTTACAATGACGGTAATTCCAAGCTTTATCTTACCTTATTATAATTCGTTTTTAGCGTTATCATTAAGTGTAATAACTATTACCATTATTGGTCTAATTGCTTTCTTGTTATGGGTATTGTTTGGGGCTATCTTTAAACAATTTTTACTAGAGCATAAAAAAGTCGTCAATGTATTTATGGCACTATGCTTGATTTATGCAGCCGTGATGATCTGGATTTAA
- the qoxA gene encoding cytochrome aa3 quinol oxidase subunit II, translating into MKKSWLKLAGLFTIVTMLTGCEPLLVLDPKGPQAQVQAKDIMLSIGIMSFIVLIVFVILAYMLMKYRASKQSPDYKPPHIKGSTMVEIICVGIPVLIVAYMSIISVQSNYKVESTPEKYKNEKPLVIYASTSNWKWHFSYPEEDIETVNYLYIPAERPIEFKLYSYGPITSFWIPQLGGQKYAMADMVNTLHLAADMPGEFMGRNANFNGKGFAENTFNVTAVTHDEFDNWVKEVKATADRLTEEKFNTLLEPGHVGQSTYTGTHLAFLPAPEGENGGHQHGASHSKESATQQANH; encoded by the coding sequence ATGAAAAAAAGTTGGCTTAAATTAGCAGGTCTTTTCACTATTGTCACTATGTTAACCGGTTGTGAACCGTTATTAGTATTAGATCCAAAAGGTCCTCAAGCTCAAGTACAAGCCAAAGATATTATGCTATCGATAGGGATTATGTCCTTTATCGTACTAATCGTTTTTGTGATTTTAGCTTATATGTTAATGAAATATCGTGCTTCTAAGCAAAGTCCCGACTATAAGCCTCCCCACATTAAAGGGAGCACCATGGTTGAAATAATTTGTGTAGGTATACCTGTTTTAATTGTTGCGTACATGTCTATTATTTCTGTCCAAAGTAATTATAAGGTGGAATCGACGCCGGAAAAATATAAAAATGAGAAGCCGTTGGTCATTTATGCTTCAACCTCTAACTGGAAATGGCATTTTAGTTATCCAGAAGAAGATATTGAAACGGTAAATTATTTGTATATCCCTGCAGAGCGTCCAATTGAGTTCAAACTTTACTCATATGGACCGATTACTAGCTTCTGGATTCCTCAACTGGGTGGTCAAAAGTATGCGATGGCCGATATGGTGAACACATTACATTTGGCTGCGGATATGCCTGGAGAGTTTATGGGGAGAAATGCAAACTTTAATGGCAAGGGGTTCGCCGAAAACACGTTTAATGTGACAGCAGTGACTCATGATGAATTTGATAACTGGGTGAAGGAAGTAAAAGCAACAGCAGATCGATTAACAGAGGAAAAATTTAATACATTGCTAGAGCCAGGACATGTTGGACAATCAACCTATACTGGAACTCATTTAGCTTTTCTTCCAGCGCCGGAGGGTGAAAATGGTGGACATCAGCATGGAGCCTCTCACTCTAAGGAAAGTGCAACTCAGCAAGCCAATCATTAA
- the qoxB gene encoding cytochrome aa3 quinol oxidase subunit I, which translates to MDYFERFAIPHPSPAIYASMVAIGLLLIAIIVGLTYFKKWGYLWREWLTTVDHKRIGIMYLISAILMLFRGGADAIMMRAQMAVPDNKLLDAQHYNEIFTTHGTVMIIFMAMPFIMAFMNYIVPLQIGARDVAFPRLNALSFWLFFMGAMLLNISFVIGGSPDAGWTNYFPLASNEFSQSVGTNYYLFALQISGLGTLITGINMIVTILKMRAPGMTLMKMPMFTWSSFVANVIIVFAFPVLTVALVMGTFDRLFATNFFTTSNGGMDMLWANFFWVWGHPEVYILILPAFGLYSEIISTFSGRNLYGYKSMVGSMVIISFLSFLVWTHHFFTMGQGALTNSIFSITTMAIAVPTGVKIFNWLFTLWKGKIVFTTPMLYFMLFIPTFTIGGVTGVMLGMSATDYQYHNTMFLVAHFHMVIIPGVVFAMLAGLHYYWPKMFGFMLNEKIGKVTAWIIAISTMLAFMPMFFSGLDGQARRMYTYSASTGFGMWNMISFVGAIGLTIGFILIVYNVYYSIRYAPRNVGSDPWDARTLEWATPSSVPYYNFAKVPHVISTEALWDAKYRQHDLFPEQYENIHMPNNSGVPFILGCIFFAWGFSFVFGMWIPTIVTTIGIFVCMAHRSLEKDPGHYVSVKKVKATESKLRGSQS; encoded by the coding sequence ATGGATTACTTTGAACGATTTGCAATACCCCATCCAAGCCCAGCTATTTATGCCTCAATGGTCGCTATTGGTCTTTTGTTGATAGCAATTATTGTAGGATTAACCTATTTTAAAAAATGGGGCTACCTTTGGCGTGAATGGTTAACAACAGTTGATCATAAACGAATCGGTATTATGTATTTAATTTCAGCCATTCTTATGCTTTTCCGTGGTGGTGCAGATGCGATTATGATGCGAGCACAAATGGCAGTACCTGACAATAAATTACTAGATGCGCAGCATTATAATGAAATATTTACGACACACGGAACTGTGATGATTATATTTATGGCCATGCCGTTTATTATGGCCTTTATGAACTACATTGTGCCACTTCAAATTGGCGCAAGAGATGTAGCCTTCCCACGTTTGAATGCTTTAAGCTTTTGGCTATTTTTCATGGGGGCCATGCTATTAAATATTTCCTTTGTTATTGGCGGCTCTCCTGATGCTGGCTGGACGAATTATTTCCCTCTAGCTAGTAATGAATTTAGTCAATCTGTAGGGACGAACTATTACTTGTTTGCTCTACAAATTTCAGGTCTCGGCACATTAATTACTGGTATTAACATGATTGTTACGATTCTCAAAATGCGAGCACCGGGTATGACATTAATGAAAATGCCAATGTTTACGTGGTCTTCATTCGTCGCAAACGTTATTATCGTTTTTGCCTTTCCAGTATTAACGGTTGCACTTGTCATGGGAACATTCGACCGCCTATTTGCAACGAATTTCTTCACAACATCCAACGGCGGTATGGATATGCTGTGGGCGAATTTCTTCTGGGTCTGGGGACACCCTGAGGTTTATATCCTGATATTACCTGCCTTTGGACTTTACAGTGAGATTATTTCTACATTCTCTGGACGCAATCTCTATGGCTATAAATCGATGGTCGGCTCAATGGTGATTATCTCCTTCCTATCGTTTTTAGTATGGACCCACCATTTCTTTACGATGGGGCAAGGCGCTTTAACTAATAGTATTTTTTCAATAACAACAATGGCCATTGCCGTTCCGACTGGAGTTAAGATCTTTAACTGGTTATTCACCCTGTGGAAAGGAAAAATTGTCTTCACAACGCCAATGCTATATTTTATGTTGTTTATCCCTACGTTTACAATAGGTGGCGTAACGGGGGTGATGCTTGGTATGTCAGCAACTGACTATCAATACCATAATACAATGTTTTTAGTAGCACACTTCCATATGGTGATTATTCCTGGTGTTGTATTTGCGATGTTAGCAGGCTTACATTACTATTGGCCAAAAATGTTTGGCTTTATGTTAAATGAAAAAATCGGCAAAGTGACGGCTTGGATTATTGCAATTAGTACCATGCTAGCCTTTATGCCTATGTTCTTCTCTGGCTTAGATGGGCAAGCACGCCGTATGTACACTTACTCGGCCTCAACAGGTTTTGGTATGTGGAATATGATTTCTTTTGTTGGTGCAATTGGCCTTACGATTGGCTTTATCTTAATTGTATACAATGTTTATTATAGCATTCGTTATGCACCAAGAAACGTTGGCTCAGATCCATGGGATGCACGTACTTTAGAATGGGCTACACCAAGTTCTGTACCGTACTATAATTTTGCAAAGGTGCCACATGTAATTTCAACTGAGGCACTATGGGATGCAAAATATCGTCAGCATGATTTGTTCCCAGAGCAATATGAAAACATTCATATGCCAAATAACAGTGGTGTACCTTTCATTTTAGGCTGTATCTTCTTTGCATGGGGCTTCTCATTTGTATTTGGTATGTGGATTCCAACCATTGTTACAACGATCGGTATTTTTGTTTGTATGGCTCACCGTTCGTTGGAAAAAGATCCAGGACATTATGTTTCTGTTAAAAAAGTGAAAGCAACGGAATCGAAATTGCGAGGTAGTCAATCATGA
- the qoxC gene encoding cytochrome aa3 quinol oxidase subunit III: MKIDQSLPLEYSTQQNQLNILGFWVFIGAEIMLFGTLFAAYFVLVDRTGNGPTGADIFEITPVLFETFILLTSSFTIGLGIHAMRKGNTKAMITFFVVTLLLGVTFIGFEVYEFIHYVHVGAGLQTSAFTATLLTTLGTHGAHVTFGVFWGLFIVYQLKQRGLTPETANKSFIFSLYWHFLDVVWIFIFSFIYLKGMV, translated from the coding sequence ATGAAAATCGATCAATCACTTCCTTTAGAATATAGTACACAGCAAAATCAATTGAATATTTTAGGCTTTTGGGTTTTTATCGGTGCTGAAATCATGCTCTTTGGGACGCTGTTCGCAGCTTACTTTGTTTTGGTAGATCGTACTGGAAATGGCCCTACAGGAGCTGACATTTTTGAAATTACACCTGTTTTATTTGAAACTTTTATTCTTCTAACAAGTAGCTTTACCATTGGCTTAGGGATACACGCCATGCGCAAAGGCAACACGAAAGCGATGATTACATTCTTTGTCGTGACGCTACTGCTTGGTGTAACATTCATAGGCTTTGAGGTTTATGAATTTATTCACTATGTCCATGTTGGTGCAGGATTGCAGACAAGTGCCTTTACGGCTACCCTTTTGACAACATTAGGGACACATGGTGCTCATGTAACATTTGGTGTGTTCTGGGGGCTGTTTATTGTTTACCAATTAAAACAACGTGGATTAACACCAGAAACAGCCAATAAGTCTTTCATCTTCTCCTTATACTGGCACTTTTTAGATGTGGTCTGGATCTTTATCTTCAGTTTCATTTACTTGAAAGGAATGGTATGA
- the qoxD gene encoding cytochrome aa3 quinol oxidase subunit IV — translation MSDLFPLKQVMGFALSIILTIIAASVYFLGVSLPITMTILLVTAFIQAGLQLVVFMHASETKDKPAIYTNIYYALIIALVTIFGTLLCMIWGYL, via the coding sequence ATGAGTGATTTATTCCCACTAAAACAAGTTATGGGGTTTGCCCTGTCGATTATCCTTACGATCATTGCGGCGAGTGTGTATTTTTTGGGTGTATCACTCCCCATTACAATGACGATACTTTTAGTCACAGCATTTATTCAAGCTGGCCTACAGTTAGTCGTCTTTATGCACGCCAGTGAAACGAAGGATAAACCTGCGATCTATACAAATATCTACTATGCTTTAATAATTGCTCTTGTAACCATTTTCGGGACTTTATTATGTATGATTTGGGGCTATCTCTAG
- a CDS encoding transcriptional regulator: MNEENIDLSSQVGLNLREIRKSKRMSLDELANVSSVSKLTLGKIERGETNPTVNILWKICRGLNIPLVSLLSFKENIEVHRFGSDYQFSGNNNNNWFVEPLFNTHGTEWYRGCIEPNSEYSECHLAGSEEIVLVLNGQLEMKVGEKIHQLNQWDVIKFNGEELHTYTNRSNEKVHLMLSLSYTTR; this comes from the coding sequence TTGAATGAGGAAAATATTGACTTATCTAGTCAAGTTGGGCTTAATCTAAGAGAAATTCGAAAAAGTAAAAGAATGAGTCTTGATGAATTAGCAAATGTAAGTAGTGTTAGTAAATTAACGTTAGGGAAAATTGAAAGAGGAGAAACGAATCCAACCGTCAATATCCTTTGGAAAATATGTAGAGGACTTAATATTCCACTCGTCTCTTTATTATCATTTAAAGAAAATATAGAAGTGCATCGGTTTGGATCAGATTACCAATTTTCAGGTAATAATAATAACAACTGGTTTGTCGAGCCATTATTTAATACACATGGAACGGAATGGTATAGAGGGTGTATTGAGCCAAATAGTGAGTACAGTGAATGTCACTTAGCGGGATCAGAAGAAATTGTCCTTGTGTTAAACGGTCAATTGGAGATGAAGGTAGGAGAAAAAATCCACCAATTAAATCAATGGGATGTCATTAAATTTAATGGAGAAGAGCTTCATACATATACCAATCGTTCCAACGAAAAAGTACATTTGATGCTCTCGTTAAGCTATACAACTCGATAG
- a CDS encoding MFS transporter, with product MTKSKNFPIIWSVFSLFILSMNLRASITSISPVLKNIQMDLQMTSVVVSLLTALPVFCMGIFAPLAGKLSERWGIELTIGVSVLLIGVSTALRLVATSPLLLLLTAILSGIGIAITGPLISGYIKKEFPKYSSTMIGVYSAGMGIGASLSAGLVVPAMHAFHQSWNAALAIWSVFALMGIIVWIPIIKKSKQSQGSIEKSVSQKSRLPWGNRYVWLLMVMFGLQSGVYYSLATWLAPKVQDIGYSDAYAATTVTIFSVMQMICSFIIPILINNSVKRKPWILLCALSSSIGIFMLIIGGVSPIFCATLMGIGAGGLFPLAMILPLDATATPKEASEWTAMIQFGGYIISGIIPMLVGVIKDITNTFDVALFALLFILIVIMLLTSKVKTKIESTIRILS from the coding sequence ATGACGAAATCAAAAAACTTTCCGATTATTTGGAGCGTTTTTTCTTTGTTTATACTATCTATGAATCTACGAGCTTCGATAACATCTATCTCGCCAGTATTGAAAAATATTCAAATGGATTTGCAGATGACGAGTGTTGTAGTCAGTTTACTAACGGCCCTACCCGTGTTTTGTATGGGGATATTTGCACCATTGGCTGGTAAGTTAAGTGAGCGATGGGGCATTGAATTGACGATTGGGGTATCCGTTTTATTAATTGGTGTATCAACAGCGTTGCGCTTAGTGGCAACCTCTCCTTTGCTTTTATTACTAACAGCTATTCTCAGTGGGATAGGTATCGCCATTACAGGGCCACTAATCTCTGGTTATATCAAAAAAGAATTTCCTAAATATTCTTCTACCATGATTGGTGTATATTCAGCTGGGATGGGAATTGGAGCATCTTTAAGCGCAGGTTTAGTCGTGCCCGCCATGCATGCTTTTCATCAATCTTGGAACGCAGCTTTAGCGATATGGTCGGTATTCGCACTCATGGGAATCATCGTTTGGATTCCTATTATCAAAAAATCAAAGCAATCTCAAGGATCAATAGAGAAATCGGTCAGTCAAAAAAGCCGATTACCATGGGGAAATCGATATGTTTGGCTTCTTATGGTGATGTTTGGTCTTCAATCGGGTGTATATTATTCACTTGCGACCTGGCTCGCTCCAAAAGTACAGGACATCGGTTATAGTGATGCCTACGCCGCAACAACGGTAACTATTTTTTCCGTTATGCAAATGATCTGTAGCTTTATTATCCCAATCTTAATTAATAATAGTGTGAAGAGAAAACCTTGGATTCTACTATGTGCTTTAAGTTCTTCTATTGGTATTTTCATGTTAATCATTGGTGGAGTTTCACCCATTTTCTGTGCTACTTTAATGGGAATTGGTGCTGGAGGTTTGTTCCCATTGGCTATGATTCTACCCTTAGATGCAACTGCTACACCAAAAGAAGCAAGCGAATGGACGGCCATGATTCAATTTGGTGGCTATATAATCAGTGGCATAATTCCGATGCTTGTTGGGGTCATTAAAGATATAACAAACACCTTTGATGTTGCCCTTTTCGCCTTATTATTTATTTTAATTGTCATCATGTTGCTAACATCAAAAGTTAAAACAAAAATCGAATCAACTATTCGTATTCTTTCATAG
- a CDS encoding excinuclease ABC subunit A yields the protein MKINQLIANNINRLDVVLPEDLSLGIAGLSGSGKTTFCQTIGEESKKRLVSLLPKAEYQYLFSTIMETNFSAIKMEEMPLVLFLGKSSISTNPRSTIGTHTGVFKEIRDRLADEFHLSPEVFSFNNALGWCPACKGRGTTKNVECKKCGGKRYSQEVEQHKITLWNDQYSISDIHNLSIETIYSLSKELNISEEKQHILQNIIQMNIGYLTLNRIMGTLSGGELTRLYLAEFMATSENTVIIVDEISVGLDHNTLLKILEQIQQLGSKNQIWLIDHSDTVLDTADQPIFFGPGSGKYGGKIVEESPRPQPIFWERNQVIPTTFYQFRDLHCRNIQMDEIEIPQNRLVTFTGESGCGKSTLVNECIAKNFVKRYPKDKLVMVGQDRNQSITSRSTVATFLDIKRKLTKYSEDIEDIFQRSIEDIIDELPNEDIAHKRLSLLIKLGLGYLTLERKTQSLSTGEFQCVHLVSELFANSRNPHTLFIFDEPSKGLSQNILNQFIDSIRDILQDESISIIMIEHNAYMLESSDFIVDFGKRQQEPVTHLEVVSHEDYFDQDNHSTDTAPLQIASTLESRNGIQYLEDHPISYFKNAENIYKGGILKSLSSMARLIYSEYESNKIAPVIAIDLERHLYSQYSFLYEIGGLINHIVAAHPTNKDTRSFDFFSQENHCPSCSGRLEIEKFDFDLVIQDKSVPFWDGLLHPDVMEVLKYYQHSKLEFLFAEIKNELGQDISKSYNDMTEDEKHTFLYGYWDKSFYDKATKSSKKWEGFNFIIGRYIVISKSIIKEQMKETREMMPCPICHGSVLNHPKKLRFGDTDIREIIHQPIDEVIKTVGELPQLEKIKAIVGGDMSLTTDVSLLPRETKVSLKLLELELASFVGYEIVLQNVLPFWDSIKGNIEAISKKNLITICDFATINETREAIIDKYFTNGKFKKLTYVYEAFGYKKIVTQINKVKASHPCPFCKGKKVISEDNLHDGVFKLSVPCVSCEASGIDDEGRKETVDGIDVQTWLTGTVNDVITEGSYLEAVADIPIFNRIRELNKQEMMAIYQYLEQNN from the coding sequence ATGAAGATCAATCAACTAATTGCCAACAATATTAACCGTTTAGATGTCGTCTTACCAGAAGATCTATCACTAGGTATTGCAGGTTTATCCGGGTCTGGAAAAACTACATTTTGTCAAACAATTGGGGAGGAATCAAAAAAACGTCTTGTTTCTTTATTACCAAAGGCTGAATATCAATATTTATTTTCAACTATTATGGAAACAAATTTCAGTGCCATCAAAATGGAGGAAATGCCCTTAGTTCTTTTTTTAGGAAAATCATCCATCTCCACAAATCCACGTTCAACAATTGGCACGCATACGGGTGTTTTTAAGGAGATTCGTGATCGACTGGCTGATGAATTTCATCTATCTCCTGAGGTTTTTTCCTTTAACAATGCATTGGGCTGGTGCCCTGCATGTAAAGGGCGAGGTACAACCAAAAATGTAGAATGTAAAAAATGTGGGGGCAAGCGCTATAGTCAGGAAGTAGAACAACATAAAATAACTTTATGGAATGACCAATATAGTATATCTGACATCCACAATTTAAGTATCGAAACGATCTATTCTCTGTCAAAGGAATTAAATATTAGTGAAGAGAAACAACATATTCTTCAAAATATTATCCAGATGAATATTGGCTATTTAACATTAAATCGCATTATGGGGACATTGTCAGGTGGGGAATTAACTAGACTTTACTTAGCAGAATTTATGGCAACGAGCGAAAATACAGTGATTATTGTCGATGAAATCTCCGTTGGTTTAGATCATAATACCTTATTAAAAATTTTAGAGCAAATACAGCAATTAGGTTCTAAAAATCAAATTTGGCTTATCGATCATTCGGATACAGTGTTAGACACAGCTGATCAGCCTATATTCTTTGGACCAGGTAGTGGAAAATATGGTGGGAAAATTGTCGAAGAATCCCCTCGACCACAACCAATCTTTTGGGAACGGAATCAGGTTATACCAACTACCTTCTATCAATTCCGTGATCTACATTGCCGAAATATTCAAATGGATGAAATAGAGATTCCTCAAAACCGACTGGTGACCTTTACAGGAGAGTCTGGCTGTGGGAAATCAACGCTTGTCAATGAATGTATCGCAAAGAATTTTGTAAAACGCTATCCAAAGGATAAACTAGTAATGGTGGGACAAGATCGCAACCAATCGATTACTAGCCGCTCCACTGTTGCAACCTTCCTCGATATTAAAAGGAAACTGACAAAATATAGTGAGGACATTGAGGATATTTTTCAACGTTCAATTGAGGATATTATTGACGAGCTTCCGAATGAAGATATCGCCCATAAGCGTTTAAGCTTGCTCATTAAGCTTGGACTTGGCTATTTAACGCTGGAAAGAAAAACACAATCCCTATCAACTGGTGAATTCCAATGTGTACATTTAGTGTCTGAGTTGTTTGCAAATTCCCGAAATCCACATACACTCTTTATCTTTGATGAGCCTTCAAAAGGGCTATCACAAAACATTTTAAATCAATTTATAGATAGCATCAGAGACATTCTGCAAGATGAATCCATCTCCATCATTATGATTGAGCACAATGCCTATATGTTAGAAAGCTCAGATTTTATTGTTGATTTTGGTAAAAGGCAGCAGGAGCCTGTGACCCATCTTGAGGTGGTTAGCCATGAAGACTATTTTGATCAGGATAACCATTCAACGGACACAGCCCCATTACAAATCGCATCAACGCTCGAATCAAGAAACGGCATTCAATACTTAGAAGACCATCCTATAAGTTATTTTAAAAATGCAGAAAATATTTATAAAGGTGGCATCTTAAAAAGCTTATCCTCAATGGCCCGTCTTATTTACAGTGAATATGAATCAAACAAGATAGCCCCCGTCATTGCTATTGACCTTGAAAGACATCTGTATAGCCAGTATAGTTTTTTGTATGAAATCGGTGGCCTTATCAATCATATTGTCGCTGCACACCCTACGAATAAGGATACAAGAAGCTTCGATTTCTTTAGCCAAGAAAATCATTGCCCAAGCTGTTCTGGCCGTTTAGAAATTGAAAAATTTGATTTTGACCTTGTCATTCAAGATAAAAGCGTGCCATTTTGGGATGGGTTACTACATCCAGATGTGATGGAGGTCTTAAAATACTATCAACATTCGAAACTGGAGTTCCTCTTTGCAGAGATAAAAAATGAACTTGGTCAAGATATCAGTAAAAGCTATAATGACATGACAGAAGATGAAAAGCATACATTTTTATATGGTTATTGGGATAAATCTTTTTATGATAAAGCAACAAAATCCTCAAAAAAATGGGAAGGCTTCAATTTTATCATTGGTCGCTATATCGTGATCTCTAAATCAATCATTAAAGAGCAAATGAAAGAAACTAGAGAGATGATGCCTTGCCCAATTTGTCATGGCTCCGTCCTCAACCACCCAAAAAAATTACGATTCGGTGATACAGATATACGTGAAATTATTCATCAACCGATTGATGAGGTCATAAAAACAGTAGGGGAATTACCACAGCTAGAAAAAATCAAAGCAATTGTTGGGGGAGATATGTCTCTTACAACCGATGTTTCCTTACTACCTAGGGAAACAAAGGTATCGTTGAAACTGCTTGAATTAGAGCTGGCAAGCTTTGTTGGATATGAAATCGTCTTGCAAAACGTGCTACCATTCTGGGACAGCATTAAAGGCAACATTGAAGCAATAAGCAAGAAAAATCTAATTACCATTTGTGATTTTGCTACTATTAACGAAACTAGAGAAGCCATTATCGATAAATATTTCACCAATGGAAAATTCAAAAAACTAACGTATGTCTATGAGGCATTTGGCTACAAAAAAATCGTAACGCAAATTAACAAGGTAAAAGCAAGTCATCCATGCCCATTCTGTAAAGGGAAGAAAGTCATTTCAGAAGATAATCTTCATGATGGCGTATTTAAATTATCAGTTCCTTGTGTGAGTTGCGAAGCAAGTGGCATTGACGACGAGGGACGGAAGGAAACTGTCGATGGCATTGACGTGCAAACTTGGCTAACTGGTACAGTAAATGATGTTATTACAGAAGGCTCATATCTTGAGGCTGTTGCAGATATTCCTATTTTCAATCGTATCCGAGAGCTGAATAAACAAGAGATGATGGCGATTTATCAATACCTTGAGCAGAATAATTAA
- a CDS encoding ATPase encodes MKPDVSLDFKFTSSIEQVWHALTDSDTLAKWIWSNDFQPIVGHKFQFRAEPNEWWNGIVDCEVLEIEEPHKLSYTWTSAGETTTVTWTLTQASDGTTQLHLDQDGFSEETKARQGAIEGAKYAWTNMSSQLEKVLA; translated from the coding sequence ATGAAACCAGATGTATCATTAGATTTTAAATTTACAAGTTCAATCGAGCAAGTCTGGCATGCTCTAACAGATTCGGATACACTTGCAAAATGGATTTGGAGCAATGATTTTCAACCAATTGTAGGCCATAAATTTCAGTTCCGAGCTGAGCCAAACGAATGGTGGAATGGTATTGTCGATTGTGAGGTACTTGAAATAGAAGAACCTCATAAATTATCATACACTTGGACAAGTGCTGGAGAAACTACAACAGTTACTTGGACGTTAACACAAGCATCAGACGGTACTACGCAGCTGCATCTTGATCAAGATGGATTTAGTGAAGAAACAAAAGCTCGTCAAGGAGCCATTGAAGGGGCTAAATACGCTTGGACAAATATGAGTTCACAGCTTGAAAAAGTATTAGCTTAG